The Papaver somniferum cultivar HN1 chromosome 6, ASM357369v1, whole genome shotgun sequence genome segment aactcgttTCAACTCGATCCAATTTTCGACTGAATTGTCCAGTCTTGATTATGTAGCTATATTTTGACCAAATCGTCTCAATTCGAAAGAATGAAGTTTCAGTTTCTTTTGTTTTGCTCAAACTAGTTCAACTCGGTCAGATTCTCAACTAATTATAGAGTCTTGATTATGAAACTATATTTCAAATCGGTCAAATTCTCAAATCGTCCCTATTCGAAGGGATGAAGTTTCgattttcttcatttttgctcgaactcgtttcgaCTCGATCCAATTTTCGAGTGAATTATCCAGTATTtattatgtaactatattttgaccaagtcgtctcaattcaaaagaatgaagtttcagtttcttctgttttgctcgaacTAGTTCAACTCGGTCAGATTCTCAACTGATTTATAGAGTCTTGATTATGCAACTATATTTCAACTCGGTCAAATTCTCAAATTGTCCtaattcgaaaggatgaagtttcagttttcttcatttttgctcgaactcgtttcgaCTCGATCCAATTTTCAAGTGAATTAtccagtcttgattatgtaactatattttgaccaaatcgtctcaattcgaaagaatgaagtttcagtttcttctgttttgctcgaacTAGTTCAACTCGGTCAGATTCTCAACTGAATTATAGAGTCTTGATTATGCAACTATATTTCAACTCGGTCAAATTCTCAAATCGTCCcaattcgaaaggatgaagtttcggttttcttcatttttgctcgaactcgttcAACTCGGTAAAGCATTCAACGATATATGAAATTGAAGTATCGAGTTTTAATTATAATCATGTAATACGAGACAAATTTTAACGATAATATGTGCGAAACTCAACAATTATTCTACGATTGAATAATATCATGTAATTAAAATTCAACATGATTACGACCGAGACCGGAAATTATCCCAACagctgaaattttttatgtaactttaatgaaaatttgagaagaaaattaatttataattttaatcaattttgtgtggTATTATAATTTTGGTATGCCTCAAAAATTAGTTTAgcaatttgttttttttcttattgGTAGGAGTCAACCCTAGTCAAGGATcactaattaaaaataaaatgccAAAGTCTTTATATGTGCCGTGGACACCCAACTAAATGTACgcccaacaaaaaaaacaaaaaaaaaagaaagaaatacagACGCGTGTTTAGTTGTGAAGAATGTAAACATAGTTTTCTCCTCCAAAGGAAAGTCCAGATCTAACAATTTCATCACTTCATCCCGTCTCTATCTTAGGCAGAGAAGATTTCTTCTCATCTGAAATTTTGGCTGAAAGTTAGGGATTATTCATTGCAgttttgttctataattttggAAACATTTCTTCATCGCCGTAGGATGATGGTGTTGAGTATATTGAGAAGGaatggaagaaaatatcaagcGGTAATAATCTCTGTCAAAAAAATTTCGATCCCTAACAATTTTTGGGCGggatgaaaatcaaaacaaaattcttTTGGGCGGGGATTATTCCCGCTTGGTGTTGTTTTGGAATAGATATAAATCTCAACCCTAAAATCAGTTAACAAATGTTCAGAGATATATATTTTTGGGGAATTATCAAAGATCAAAAACAGCAAGGTATATTTTCTATGCTTATTTGTAgctaaatatttttgatttttgatttggaAGATGCACGAGTTCATATTAGACTCtttgattgaatctgaaattggggTTACATAGGATTGATCTAGTTTTGTAACAATACAATCTTATTAAACTATCTTTGATTGAAAAGACTCATGGGTTACATATTAGATTGATTATCTTATAATATAATCTTATGCTTGTCTCTATCGTAATAACTTTtgacttttgattgaaaagatTCAGACCATCTTTGATTGAATTTGAATCTGGGTTACTCAGGATTGTTATATTTTTGTAATAGCAAGTGGTATTTGGATTTGATTATGGTGTATACTGGGTGTTTGTGTGTTTAAAACCTTTGGGTCTAAACATTTCTATCACTGTAACCCTAATTAGTCTGGCTTTTTTATGAGAAAATTGGTTTAGAGGGAGTCTATTCATGTTGATTTGATCGAATTTAATATGGGTTTGGTTTTTAGAACCAATTAAACATGATATAATGGGTTTAATTAAGCTGATCTTGTGTAATTTTTACTGAATTGGAATGTAttgtttggttttttctttttgatatatgAATAAGTTCATAAATTGTCAAACTTAATGATCTGATCTCACTTTCAACGATAATATGCACTTTTTTGGGGTTACTTTTACTAATTTAACCTGCTTACTTTTAAGGACTACAGTGTTAATGTATGCTTCATTTTGGTTTATAGATACATATATCAAATAACTTGTGTGAGTATAAGTGTATAACTAGTGTATAAATGCTACTGATAACATTCTGACCCGATTCTATCTGATTAATCTAGTGTGTTTTGCATTTTTATCGTATTGTTCAGTGAAGAATAAGCTCAGTGAAGCAACTTCTTGGTTAATTTTTCCCTTTTATCGTATTGTTCATCTCTTCATCATAAGCATTATCACCATTACCAATGGCCATCAACTCTTTTATCCGAGCTCAATCATTATGTTTGTCTATGTTTCAGATGTCCACTTCTTTTTCAAGGGAAGGAAGCCCCACATTAAACTGGCTTTCCTCGCCTCCGAGACATAGCCCCATAGTATCTGGATCAAGTCATGGTGCACATAGTTCAGGGGGCCAATATGATGAGATTGTGTTAACCCATGAAATTGAGAACACTGGTAATATTAAATATCTTTTCATTGATTTCCCTAGTTTTTAAGTTATATGAACTACAATTTATTTTCTTATAGTAAGTTTTCTTCCTTCAAATACATTCTTTTCTAAATCACAGATGGTTCATTACTTattctaattttgttttttcaAACCTAGATGATCGTTTGCCAATATTCTTTAATGAGTATGGGCAATGGAACGGGCCACCAAATTTTGCAACCTTGATCGGAGAGATTACAAGGTCGAAAATAGGGTTGGGGTATGCAAAATGGAAAGAGGTTCCTCCagaagacaaagaagatgtttGGAACTCTATTCAAGTGAGTCCAATTGGATTTTTTCcgcttatgcttatgttcatatatattttcttGGCTTTCTATAACCTTACCAAGTGCTGAAATTAAATGCTTACAATGCATTATTACAGAATATGTACCAGGTAACAGTTATCCATAAGAAGTATGTTTTAGCAAAAGCAAACAGTGCCCGGAGAACTGAAAAGTCAAATAAAAAACGATCGCTCAATGGTGTTACATCTgtggaagaaaagaaaaggaagttgCCAGCATACAATAAAAAAGAAGACTGGGAGAAATTTATCAATAACATCAGTGACCCAAGTGGCTGAAAAAATCTGAACAAGCTGCGGAAGCACGGTAAAATATTAAGGCTCAATATACAGGTGGTAGGAAAGGTGTCCCTACAAGGTGGAATGAATTGGTAAATTCTTAACAATATATTGCAttttaagctattttcttatgtTATTTCATTTGTTTCCCTAATTGGATAGCATATGATgtttttggtatgcctagagTCCTTGTTTATACTAGTTCCATTGGTTCTTGTTCATTCCTTGCATTGTTGCTTCCGACTGAAAGTTGTTAGTTTCAATCCATTTGGTTTTTAAAGTGCAATAATAGCTGAAGACACCCAGCTGGTTAGATTTCAAGGCTTGTTGCTGTAGGATAATTACTTACCTTAGAAGCTAATTAAATTTTGATGCACTTATCTTGTCAGTAAACCTCTTCTTTATTATGGCTCACAGATGTTGTCTTGTGATGCAAAATTTTGCAAGTATTTATTTAATGCATTGCTTTGTCACAGGAAAAGGAAAGCGCCACTGGTCAGATATATAGGCAGATGCGTTTCTGAAAACACATAGAGCCACCCCAGATGATGATCCTTCGTCTTCTAAATCACAGGCAGCTGCAAAACTTGTAAGTTCTTCTATTTTTatattgtttattgatattgatgATGTCAGTTAGTCTCTGAATCTGGTTGGCTTCTGTTGATGTGTAGGCACTAGTGAAGGAGGCATATGATAAAGATCCTTCAGCACAAAAGTGTTTGGGCACTGACGCTGTCACCGAGGTTAGTGGTGAATTTTTTGTTACATGAATCTTTTTACCTCTTGAATTTTCATATTGGATGGTGGTAGTGATTACGTTTCTTTCTTATAGTACTGCTTGATGATTTGGTTTGAAATTTGTTTTCTCTTTTATAATCATATTACTACACTGTAATACTGTTGCATCTATATTCAAGTAGTCAGCACCGCTATGTAGGTTTCACTAGTTTTTCAAGTAGTATCCTTGAACTCGTGATAAGATGTAACATATGCTTGAAGACATAAGTTCTAGACTGTATTGGCCGAAGTTTCCCTTTGTGGGTATACTGTAATTTCCGCCTTGTGACCATATGCATAGTAGTAGTCTAGGAAATTCCCTTATGTTACATTAATTGTTTGACCGAATATCAATAAATTTGAATTTGATTCACGTATATGGCAAGATATATGGCGCTGATCAAAAGGGATACATACGCGGAATGGGTGCTGGTATTTATAAATCTCAGTTTCTTGCTGCTGAGTTTATGAAGGCCAAGTTGCAGGAAGTGAGGAACGAATTGCGGAAAGTGAGGAAGAAAGACGAATCTTTGAAAGCACAGTTGGATGATAAAAGACAGAAAAACAACACTGGAGTACATGGTCAGATCCGTGATAGCTCTTATCAACAGGTGACCTCGAATATCTCTTAGTAATGTATAGTCAGATGTATACGATGCTGCTATTATGGGATTTTAAAGTTTGTCTTGTTACATATACAGGGTATTGGGATCCCTTCGTCCTTTCCttcgtcgtttggtctttgctgTTTGAGGAACTTCAGAAAAAAGGTTGTTGCACTTGCATATGTTGATACTAAGCTACTGATTGATGACCACTACGACTGCACGATTGACGAAATTATTGATCCAACTGCGATGTTGTGCGATAGAGATGATGTACTTGGGAATGTTAAAAGAAGTGAGTTTGTTAAGTGGCCCAAGGCCTATGTGACTATTGTAGGAGATCCATCAAGTTAGAATGGTAGTGAGAGTAGATTGATTAGTTTTTTAATTTTCAGGATGTAACTTGGAGTAGATTGATTAGTTTTTTAATTTCAGGATGTAACTTGGAGTTGCTAGGATATGTCTTCAAATCTATGTTTGAATATTATATTCTcttttaataaataattaatagtAATTCTTTAACGTTTATTTTCTTTTCGCAATTCGTTCCTCACTAAATATAATTCTGAACTGATTTCATTCAGATTCCAAAATCTGAATCCATAGCTAGAAAATGACGAAACAGTCTCGTTAGAATTggtaaatttatttttaatgaaAATACCTCCAATTATAACGGTTATGAACCATTGTTTTATTTCACACCTAATAACCGTGTTTTTTTAATGGCATGCATCAACCTTTattatatttcacatatattaacAGTGATTCTTATATGACATAAATCAACCTTTATTTAATGTTACATACAATAACTGTGATATTTAATGACAGATTATGTATGTGATTTTAAATCACGAATTTTAGACGTTGTATTTAATAATGTTTCCTATTTGTCATTTTTAAAaagtcacaccaaataaataacgATTCTAATAACGGGTGAAAACCATGATAAACTATGTTTTATAACAGATTTCATGCGTGATTTATAACCCCTTCTGGActagtgctatctctataaacgtaccgccagtattcgatggcacgaactatttatgatggaaaattgctatgcgttctttcattcaagtgcgagattttcaatcatggcttcgtattgttaatggctatgatcctccatcagTTAAAGTAGATGGTGTAATTGTTGAAAAGAATATgggtgattataatgatcttgatattcttgttgcaaagcaaaattctgaaggattaaatgtgATCATCCACgctattaccccagatcttcagcaccacgttactacgtgtaataagtctaaagattcttgggatatcttagaaaccgtattcgaagggaatgccgcagagaaacaagcaaggcttcaaaatctagcttctgacttgGAAAAAATTCGCATGTCTGataatgaaacctttgatgactttaaccaaagactttctcaaatagttaactcctcatttgcgttaggaagaactattccagagaaagatattgtgtgcaaaattctaaggtctctaccatcaagatacgagtctaagaaacatgccattgaataaggaaacgatctttctacactctccagaaatactcttgctggaaagttaaagatctttgataatgaacacgcaagaaaaggggtgatttctcttaaagctgcaaacaattctgaattctctaaggataaatctgattcgccagatactaaggatgttactccatgacaatttagaaaattattgaaagacaagaaaaagagtttttctaaaagtgcaacatctcctaaggatgatgtacaatgttataactgtcgtggtttcgggcacttgtcttcagtatgtcctagctggagccgtagaaaATCGGgatatgcagcagatttgcctactcttgatgatgaaactgAATTTTATAATCCCCAAGATTTGgatggcgaggttgcattagcttctggaaaaattattgcggatactgattctgattctgacgaagaagtgttccatgtggatccagttgctaataaccttcttaaagaaagtcataaaaaaaacTCTCGGAAGCTAAAAACACcgttttcagtgagaaagttaaatatgacagacttcatagtcgaaataaagacttgcaagaccaacttgattctagtggtgcaagagattatctcaacgaaatacgaaagcttaaagaagaaattgccgaaggtcgtgatcgggaaaatatccttcaagcaaagctagataacttggaaaacattgagatgaacttgttatttgattcagaacgagaagatctcaaagttcaatgtgaatcatccaagaatgatctagttattgcacttgagaaggtcaaaagtttggaagaagaaaactcgagcttaaaagagagtttgtctaaaaATAGCAGCTCGAATagattaacctcgatattgggagcatgtaaaattcatcgtgatacactaGGATTtatctatgaaggaatagacgctcctagtatttgcaaagaggtaaaatttgtcgaagctaaagtttcttctcaaccaaaaccttccacggttgacaaaagtaaagtatctctacaaACTGCcgttgaagaaaaaaagaaatcctgtcaagctccaaagcaagcacataaacattcaggtaactctaaacataaatttttccattatactaaacattgtttttattttggaaaaccaggtcacttgcaaaggaattgcagatttcttaaacgagataaaaatagatcttattctgttaagatgacaagatctgatgttccaaactggaaaaaaaatgagtttcataatatcagttctttcagtattccccccaagaagtttcataattatattgaggggaaaaagaaatacgttgctccaaaagctgctcagaaatgggtaccaaagaagaccaataaagcaacgagtactatgaagaaggatctcccagacaagagtccGACAAGGGATACCATCTtaaaaggtatggaacaattattgaaaacttcaaggaagttgttaaattcttaGATTCCATGTTTGATCTTGTTTTAagtacctgtggtgagcaagattttgttcacctcaacaaaacctaattgtgttggaagtgcatcctcaccaagaagctctagtaaatgcggtgaggattgcaaaagaattggggcgcacatatcaTGTTGGAAAATTTCTGAGTATGttgaacaatatattgtttcgagCTGGgtgtatctcgcttacatattcctcgaaatatgtgttggtaagctttctctttaaccaagttcatctttacctagtgatgaaagtcatgttatgtttcaatcactttgaaaattgatttgacgagaactggtgtaacaactgtataacgtcctctaagaatgtttcaatgattgaaatgagagtttagattacataaccaatggtggacataagcattgttgtggaaacacatttatgtataagtcctattccttgaaccaaagtttgcgaactttgttgatcaagagaaccggaagaatggcgtgacctaagtccgcgaactcattccgcgaaccggcgaagttctcatacccgagaatttctgctggagtttgtaaactctgcccggtaacttaagtccgcaaacctagtctgcgaaattAAAGACGATTTttcgtgaacttatatttatataaactaaggaatgaatgtttgcaaaccgtggctataaagtttatgaatcgattcgagtgaatcaaaatcgtttttgcttcaattgtgtcttgtgtagttacataagatttccttgcaattgaacaactctctaactagttcatctgagtcatttgaactagttatggttaagatgaatatggttagatacctcatgtatgagtcttaattacctaacttgatttgtgattggaatttttaaatataacaggttagaagcaattatctaagccatggatgttggtttttattgtcaaagaatctttttcatactcttatggtaaccattcttggtgtaaatccttatggaaaagattattcttccttctaagcatatcagtTCTTattcatacaagtttgtatcttagaaaagatgatcacaatatttgatcttcgtgattacatattgtgtattattaccatgagatagttctattgttcagtaacttgatctcatgagagactttcaataattggttcttagttcgcgtctccttgtgggttttctaaaatccaatatataaatccttatctttggagtaaggtcactcttgtagttctttcgggaatgacatcttattggggagagttcttaaatgaacttgtgcttaattgctatctttgaggggagaagcggttgtggagcatgtaggggttaacttgtatcttaataaactccttgatgaatgcatttatcttcggctttatgattacatctaaattagttggtatgcatttttcttttagtcatgaaatgtccctttcggaaatttcattaggatcccgttcttgtacctttgccaattttattgacaaaaggggggagaattaatatgtagttcacactacaaatacatatggtttccggatcattatgcaagggggagtggtgtccatgtgagatggaatattgactaatagggggtgatacatatcactgtagtattattgtcaaagttgtgatataatgaaactttgatactgtgtaataatactatgatggatcttcaacgagTACTGGATGAACACAtgcagagttgaagaaccaaggaaatcaagattgtcgtttttacttttaacaagtacaagccatatgtaaaatggctttgtcactaaaattggaaaatggggagattgttactgctcggttgaacccactagcgttggtatgtcaagttagttttcagttttagtttccaaaatgaatTCTTGATTTAACATACTAaatatagtttcggactagattaggtctaagaatttgaatcgaagctatccttaaaggatgaagattgaagattgaagactacaagaagacatcaacaagtacttcatcaacaaaggtatgtgattgatttcatttggattctttttcaattctacttttctaatctatcaagatatacgctcattctatggaacaattccgatgacggtaaatgtacatgtttgtatatatacttggggttatttgattcatgaccttggagacaataacctttatccttataaagaatcttaTGTTATgttgaatgagcttacgaatccaacgagccaagaatcacccaattccgagttataacgatgaagttatgagtgatttattaaagttcgttagtaggaaacaatccatggactgtttgtaatagttcatggacttgggcccaattacgtgactaaaagttatttttggtcaagttggtgatattTACTTGTCTAagaaagatggctattaatccaaacatatttgaataccatattaaagtgtttgtgataacttttaattccttcccaagttagaatgtgatttattcacataaataaatatttgctgattaattatttatgcattaTGTGTAACTTatgaaagactcccatatttaggagagtcttgaaaaaggaaaatagctttgcttagcttccaaactattgttcattataaataaagggttcgtgagtttacacgtttttcatcccttttggaaaataggcgtaagctttgcaggttgtttccatgtcttctgttcttcgtgaacaagagtgatataaaattctttgtattggggatcacaaagccaagttgaattaaatcttcgtgattgattataaaacttgtaatctaggtttttcacctcttgtatattctaaggttttctcttctgatataaaaccattcaagagttgttgatcataaagccTTGGTTTtcatagatttcagtttccgatcgtataccaacacttgttattcaaaatcggagactagaaagaaaaacttctattgaggcatctcataaaaatccttgagaagttttaaacaagatatctctagatttattctagttgttcttgttgtagagttattagccttctcttcctttattgaagagtataataatccctaatctacaagtttgtttttgatattacttttacctagtaattgtttttatcaaaacaaacacaagatttccaaaaccttgattcacatctaaagggaaatcaaaccggtgttttgtgcaaacaaaatatcgaatcacatcaatcgtgttgtggtatcttctaaagagaacctcgggttctgctagaagatttgcgtgaagaatttctaaagagaatcagtattctgctaggagttctacaagtgctaaagaaagtattacatctagtctgaataggtagtaggaatttggtgtaacagcttataatcagtgtgtgtttattatggactaggtcccggggtttttctgcatttgcggtttcctcgttaacaaaatcctgatgtttgtgttatttattttccgcactatattttatttatataatagaaatatcacaggttgtgcattaagatcaatcagttcttgtatccggcctttgggttttTGAgtgaatttattgacacttgaacattggtctttggtaccgttcaagttaatcctcttatattcaatcgggatcgcgaattcttatttgctgattgcggattgaatcaagagatagagatataaaactctttgatatactttttatagattgagtttaactgtctagttgattcttttgaaagtatattggagtttgtctattcagattgccaaaagaaatattgggtttggttgttagacccccgctttttcatatggatcagggaagatcaatactgcggaatacacaatgattcattctattttccatcactattcgcagaATGACATATaacagacataatccttgtaaacaaaagactttagcctatcttccatcaaaaattgacataataggcttaacttttgtgatgtcaaaagtccatttattcttttatcaatacatgcatatcgacaaacgaaagacttaacttttgacaaggtatgggacaatcatagttcacggacgca includes the following:
- the LOC113285563 gene encoding uncharacterized protein LOC113285563; protein product: MGAGIYKSQFLAAEFMKAKLQEVRNELRKVRKKDESLKAQLDDKRQKNNTGVHGQIRDSSYQQGIGIPSSFPSSFGLCCLRNFRKKVVALAYVDTKLLIDDHYDCTIDEIIDPTAMLCDRDDVLGNVKRSEFVKWPKAYVTIVGDPSS